Proteins from a single region of Chanodichthys erythropterus isolate Z2021 chromosome 13, ASM2448905v1, whole genome shotgun sequence:
- the golga3 gene encoding golgin subfamily A member 3 isoform X1: MLEQHLYFRDMENGNNETASIEAIPQQPNAQHLDSNTVESLKSERSLVTEKIPNGHVKAELFPNGEAVVEGQESHGGSTPPLATPSPGSRLADSPLSAELDPGVASFPDSLEKSEAALAEGTVHKGDALQSLRLSIPMQETELSSKEPLVEMENEEKIRQEARRRLEEQLKQYRVQRHTERTKRSTPKSRPFSTLDPELMLHPEGLPRASTVAMTKEYSFLRTSVPRGPKLGSLGIPSSKEKKSKSSRSNKIHSLADYKTPESDVKSAEAPGGVVSASNDSSFSSLHSSISSVSTISQISISSETNTHSESSQLIRDNISEVDGSESGFRADGNDSDSSSYSSVSTTGTYNMLAAIVNRPKAPYTVEGREIAAEAMGHFPSLQEVLQAATDERHMEELEQEGEGSVEPRSRRDSFSSSVSYGSSVMGTHDEMLQVLKEKMRLEGQLESLSSEANQALKEKTELQAQLATVSAQLQVQVEQSQASQERQSTLTSEVTTLRSNCSALEKAMVDLQANLEGKNASLASLGNDLQLAEEQYQRLMVKVEEMQQSLNTRDNTVSELRQQMGGLQTQLQRVQSERNALQSRLKTSQAEVDSLQQLRLWYQQQLTLAQEARVRLQGEMANMQAGQMTQIGVLENLKMENVTLSHKLTETKHRSIKEKERIAVQLQSIEADMLTQEAAIHQIQEAKTMVEEDLQQKLDEFEEEREHLLKLANTATTLERELEQVKLILSQKDAQLELLQREHLELMKQLTTTQETLQTKEQALNQLEARYQELQAQLEELQTDATTKEETLQYLQNEKIVLEVALQAARADKSELDEGAERLGEEVLVASDTLDQLRQELQVKATQIEALQQENGTLKKQAQKLKEQFMQQKVMVEAYRRDASSKDQLISELKASKKRLVTEVKDLKQELLRMEGEKKSAEQEQDRLQKEVERVQQQMNGLEAHLQSVQTERDQLDSQLQSLQFDQNHLASVTEENENLRKRIEQMQNEAKSAISEQKVKMKRLGTDLTSAQKEMKAKHKAYENAVGILSRRLQEALAAKETAEAELVKLRAQVSEGGNSQELQAKLKSLKGELETVSQSKAMLEKELQEVINLTSTELEEYQEKVMELEDELQESRNFKKRIRRLEDANKKLALELEHEKGKLSGLGKSHSALREHANILEAALAKREADLVQLNLQVQAVLKRKEEEDQQMRHLVQTLQAALEKEKIKVKDLTEQVAEAKLEAAHNRRHYRAAMLELSEIKKDLQAKEELVKALQKEAKTLAAQDEKHSEEVSHFQEELADAHAQLQILQKQLDDELNKQPLTNQEVEDLKWEVEQRQREIETQKQQLEMVEQCHRREMDTLQDMLQRIKVELEMVQEDLNGTRKDKFMLQAKVGELRSSMKTVLQQNNQLKQDLKNSRLRKRMELKGDSTPVTPVKIPDCPVPASLLDELLKPSASVNKEPLNNLHNCLRQLKQEMDSLQKQMEEHTVTVSSLASAEEELQKLGLHDDISNDSSNKEENDEIPGEMQPS, from the exons ATGCTAGAACAGCATCTGTATTTCAGAGATATGGAAAATGGAAATAATGAAACAGCCTCAATTGAGGCCATCCCTCAGCAGCCGAATGCACAGCATCTGGACAGCAATACTGTAGAATCTCTGAAGTCGGAGAGATCACTCGTAACGGAGAAAATCCCTAATG GTCATGTCAAAGCAGAGCTGTTTCCAAACGGAGAGGCCGTGGTGGAGGGTCAGGAATCTCACGGAGGCAGCACCCCACCTCTGGCAACTCCTTCCCCGGGTAGCCGCCTTGCCGACTCCCCCCTGAGCGCAGAGCTGGATCCAGGTGTGGCCTCTTTCCCTGACAGCCTAGAGAAGTCTGAGGCAGCTCTTGCAGAGGGCACTGTTCACAAGGGTGACGCATTGCAATCGCTCAGACTAAGTATTCCTATGCAGGAGACTGAATTGT CTTCAAAAGAGCCATTAGTGGAGAtggaaaatgaagaaaaaattcGCCAGGAAGCTCGCCGGCGTCTAGAGGAACAGCTCAAACAATATAGAGTACAGCGGCACACAGAGAGA ACCAAGCGGTCCACTCCTAAGAGCCGCCCATTTAGCACTTTGGACCCAGAGCTCATGCTCCATCCCGAGGGTCTCCCAAGAGCCAGTACCGTTGCCATGACTAAGGAATACTCTTTCCTGCGCACCAGCGTTCCTCGTGGTCCCAAACTGGGAAGCCTGGGAATCCCTTCCAGCAAGGAGAAGAAATCCAAATCATCTCGCTCCAACAAGATCCACTCTCTCGCCGACTACAAAACTCCCGAATCTGACGTTAAAAGCGCAGAGGCACCTGGTGGGGTAGTTTCTGCATCTAACGACTCATCGTTTAGCTCGCTGCATTCCTCCATCAGTTCAGTCTCCACCATTTCACAAATCAGCATCAGCTCTGAGACCAACACCCATTCAGAATCATCTCAGCTTATCAGAGACAACATCTCTGAGGTGGATGGCAGCGAATCAGGTTTCAGAGCTGATGGCAATGACAGCGATAGCTCGTCCTATAGTAGTGTGTCTACTACCGGGACATATAATATGTTAGCTGCAATAGTGAACAGGCCAAAGGCTCCATATACTGTTGAGGGGAGAGAAATTGCTGCAGAAGCCATGGGCCACTTTCCATCACTGCAGGAAGTCCTGCAGGCAGCCACTGACGAGAGACACATGGAAGAGCTGGAGCAGGAAGGAGAGGGCAGTGTAGAGCCTCGCAGTCGCAGAGACAGCTTCTCCAGCAG TGTGTCATATGGGAGTTCTGTGATGGGGACTCATGATGAGATGCTGCAAGTGCTGAAAGAGAAAATGAGGTTAGAAGGACAACTGGAGTCTCTTTCCTCCGAGGCCAATCAG GCTCTGAAAGAAAAAACGGAGCTCCAGGCACAGCTGGCTACAGTAAGTGCTCAGTTGCAGGTCCAGGTGGAGCAAAGCCAGGCCAGTCAGGAGAGGCAGAGCACCCTCACCTCTGAGGTCACCACGCTACGCTCCAACTGCTCTGCATTGGAGAAGGCTATGGTGGATCTCCAGGCCAATCTGGAGGGGAAGAACGCCAGCCTGGCCTCGCTAGGCAATGACCTGCAGCTGGCCGAAGAGCAGTACCAGAGGCTGATGGTCAAAGTGGAGGAGATGCAGCAGAGCCTGAATACCAGGGACAACACAG TCTCTGAGTTGCGGCAGCAGATGGGAGGCCTGCAGACACAGCTTCAGCGGGTTCAGAGTGAGAGGAACGCTCTGCAGAGCAGACTGAAGACCTCGCAGGCAGAAGTGGACTCCCTGCAGCAGCTCCGCCTCTGGTACCAGCAGCAGTTGACTCTGGCACAGGAGGCACGTGTGCGACTGCAGGGAGAGATGGCAAACATGCAG GCTGGTCAAATGACTCAGATTGGTGTGTTGGAAAATCTGAAGATGGAGAATGTTACTCTGTCTCACAAACTCACAGAGACGAAACATCGCTCTATAAAAGAGAAGGAACGAATTGCTGTACAGCTACAAAGTATAGAG GCGGACATGTTGACTCAAGAAGCGGCCATACATCAAATCCAGGAGGCAAAGACGATGGTGGAGGAAGATCTTCAGCAAAAGCTGGATGAGTTTGAGGAGGAGCGAGAGCATCTTCTCAAACTTGCCAATACAGCCACAACACTGGAGAGAGAGCTAGAGCAG GTCAAACTCATTCTCTCCCAAAAAGACGCTCAGCTGGAGTTGTTACAGCGTGAGCACCTGGAGCTGATGAAGCAGCTCACCACTACTCAGGAGACCCTCCAAACCAAAGAACAGGCCCTTAATCAGCTGGAGGCCCGTTACCAGGAGCTCCAGGCCCAGCTGGAGGAGCTACAAACTGACGCCACAACTAAAGAGGAAACCCTGCAGTATCTCCAAAATGAGAAAATAGTCCTGGAAGTGGCTCTGCAGGCAGCACGGGCAGATAAGAGCGAGCTGGATGAAGGAGCAGAAAGGCTTGGAGAGGAAGTGTTGGTAGCCTCGGACACTCTTGACCAGCTTAGACAGGAACTGCAGGTTAAAGCAACCCAG ATTGAAGCTCTACAGCAAGAGAATGGCACCCTCAAAAAACAAGCACAGAAACTGAAAGAGCAGTTCATGCAGCAAAAG GTGATGGTTGAAGCTTACCGGAGAGATGCCAGCTCCAAAGACCAGTTGATTTCTGAGTTGAAGGCTTCTAAAAAGCGTCTGGTGACGGAGGTGAAGGACCTGAAGCAGGAGCTGTTAAGAATGGAGGGAGAAAAGAAGAGTGCAGAGCAGGAACAGGATCGCCTTCAGAAGGAAGTGGAGAGAGTCCAGCAGCAGATGAATGGCCTGGAAGCCCATTTACAATCTgtacagacagagagagaccaACTTGACTCTCAACTGCAG TCCCTTCAGTTTGACCAGAACCATCTGGCATCAGTGACCGAAGAGAATGAAAATCTGAGGAAGAGGATTGAACAAATGCAAAATGAAGCCAAGTC GGCCATCTCCGAGCAGAAGGTGAAGATGAAGCGTTTGGGCACAGATTTGACCAGCGCACAGAAAGAGATGAAGGCCAAGCATAAGGCCTATGAGAATGCAGTTGGCATTCTGAGCCGCAGGCTACAGGAAGCTCTCGCTGCCAAAGAGACCGCTGAGGCTGAACTTGTTAAACTCAGAGCTCAAGTTTCAGAGGGAGGAAATAGCCAGGAACTTCAG GCTAAGCTGAAGTCCCTGAAGGGAGAGCTGGAGACAGTGAGCCAGAGTAAAGCCATGCTGGAGAAAGAGCTACAGGAAGTCATCAACCTCACCAGCACTGAGCTGGAGGAATATCAGGAGAAAGTGATGGAACTAGAAGACGAG cTCCAAGAATCACGAAATTTTAAAAAGAGAATTCGTCGCCTGGAAGATGCTAATAAGAAACTTGCACTTGAGCTAGAGCATGAGAAAGGGAAACTCTCCGGGCTTGGAAAATCCCACAGTGCATTGCGGGAACATGCTAATATTCTAGAGGCTGCATTGGCAAAGAGAGAAGCAGATCTTGTCCAGCTCAACTTgcag GTTCAGGCAGTATTAAAGCGTAAAGAAGAGGAGGACCAGCAGATGAGACACTTGGTGCAAACGCTGCAGGCTGCTCTGGAGAAGGAGAAAATAAAAGTCAAGGATCTGACAGAGCAG GTGGCGGAGGCCAAGCTGGAGGCGGCCCATAACCGCAGGCACTACAGGGCAGCCATGCTGGAACTCAGCGAGATCAAGAAAGATCTGCAGGCAAAAGAGGAGCTTGTCAAAGCCCTGCAGAAAGAGGCTAAGACACTTGC AGCTCAAGATGAGAAGCACTCTGAGGAGGTTTCTCATTTCCAGGAGGAATTAGCTGATGCTCACGCTCAACTCCAGATCCTTCAAAAACAACTTGATGATGAGCTCAACAAACAGCCCCTCACTAACCAAGAG GTGGAGGATCTGAAGTGGGAGGTGGAACAGAGGCAGCGGGAGATCGAGACACAAAAACAGCAGCTGGAGATGGTGGAACAGTGTCACCGGAGAGAGATGGACACCCTGCAGGACATGCTACAG AGGATAAAGGTGGAGCTGGAGATGGTGCAGGAGGATCTCAACGGTACGCGGAAGGACAAATTCATGCTGCAGGCTAAAGTGGGAGAGCTGAGGAGCAGCATGAAGACTGTTCTTCAGCAGAACAACCAGCTCAAACAGGACCTCAAAAACAGCCGGCTCAGAAAG cggatggaattaAAGGGGGATTCCACCCCAGTGACGCCAGTAAAAATTCCAGACTGCCCTGTTCCTGCTTCACTTTTGGATGAACTGTTGAAGCCCTCAGCATCCGTCAATAAAGAACCTCTCAATAACCTCCACAACTGTCTGAGACAGCTAAA GCAGGAGATGGACAGCCTTCAGAAGCAGATGGAGGAACACACGGTCACGGTGTCGTCATTGGCCAGCGCAGAAGAGGAGCTCCAAAAACTAGGGCTTCATGACGATATCAGCAACGATTCGTCTAATAAAGAAGAGAATGATGAGATACCAGGAGAGATGCAGCCCTCATAA
- the golga3 gene encoding golgin subfamily A member 3 isoform X4 yields the protein MENEEKIRQEARRRLEEQLKQYRVQRHTERTKRSTPKSRPFSTLDPELMLHPEGLPRASTVAMTKEYSFLRTSVPRGPKLGSLGIPSSKEKKSKSSRSNKIHSLADYKTPESDVKSAEAPGGVVSASNDSSFSSLHSSISSVSTISQISISSETNTHSESSQLIRDNISEVDGSESGFRADGNDSDSSSYSSVSTTGTYNMLAAIVNRPKAPYTVEGREIAAEAMGHFPSLQEVLQAATDERHMEELEQEGEGSVEPRSRRDSFSSSVSYGSSVMGTHDEMLQVLKEKMRLEGQLESLSSEANQALKEKTELQAQLATVSAQLQVQVEQSQASQERQSTLTSEVTTLRSNCSALEKAMVDLQANLEGKNASLASLGNDLQLAEEQYQRLMVKVEEMQQSLNTRDNTVSELRQQMGGLQTQLQRVQSERNALQSRLKTSQAEVDSLQQLRLWYQQQLTLAQEARVRLQGEMANMQAGQMTQIGVLENLKMENVTLSHKLTETKHRSIKEKERIAVQLQSIEADMLTQEAAIHQIQEAKTMVEEDLQQKLDEFEEEREHLLKLANTATTLERELEQVKLILSQKDAQLELLQREHLELMKQLTTTQETLQTKEQALNQLEARYQELQAQLEELQTDATTKEETLQYLQNEKIVLEVALQAARADKSELDEGAERLGEEVLVASDTLDQLRQELQVKATQIEALQQENGTLKKQAQKLKEQFMQQKVMVEAYRRDASSKDQLISELKASKKRLVTEVKDLKQELLRMEGEKKSAEQEQDRLQKEVERVQQQMNGLEAHLQSVQTERDQLDSQLQSLQFDQNHLASVTEENENLRKRIEQMQNEAKSAISEQKVKMKRLGTDLTSAQKEMKAKHKAYENAVGILSRRLQEALAAKETAEAELVKLRAQVSEGGNSQELQAKLKSLKGELETVSQSKAMLEKELQEVINLTSTELEEYQEKVMELEDELQESRNFKKRIRRLEDANKKLALELEHEKGKLSGLGKSHSALREHANILEAALAKREADLVQLNLQVQAVLKRKEEEDQQMRHLVQTLQAALEKEKIKVKDLTEQVAEAKLEAAHNRRHYRAAMLELSEIKKDLQAKEELVKALQKEAKTLAAQDEKHSEEVSHFQEELADAHAQLQILQKQLDDELNKQPLTNQEVEDLKWEVEQRQREIETQKQQLEMVEQCHRREMDTLQDMLQRIKVELEMVQEDLNGTRKDKFMLQAKVGELRSSMKTVLQQNNQLKQDLKNSRLRKRMELKGDSTPVTPVKIPDCPVPASLLDELLKPSASVNKEPLNNLHNCLRQLKQEMDSLQKQMEEHTVTVSSLASAEEELQKLGLHDDISNDSSNKEENDEIPGEMQPS from the exons AtggaaaatgaagaaaaaattcGCCAGGAAGCTCGCCGGCGTCTAGAGGAACAGCTCAAACAATATAGAGTACAGCGGCACACAGAGAGA ACCAAGCGGTCCACTCCTAAGAGCCGCCCATTTAGCACTTTGGACCCAGAGCTCATGCTCCATCCCGAGGGTCTCCCAAGAGCCAGTACCGTTGCCATGACTAAGGAATACTCTTTCCTGCGCACCAGCGTTCCTCGTGGTCCCAAACTGGGAAGCCTGGGAATCCCTTCCAGCAAGGAGAAGAAATCCAAATCATCTCGCTCCAACAAGATCCACTCTCTCGCCGACTACAAAACTCCCGAATCTGACGTTAAAAGCGCAGAGGCACCTGGTGGGGTAGTTTCTGCATCTAACGACTCATCGTTTAGCTCGCTGCATTCCTCCATCAGTTCAGTCTCCACCATTTCACAAATCAGCATCAGCTCTGAGACCAACACCCATTCAGAATCATCTCAGCTTATCAGAGACAACATCTCTGAGGTGGATGGCAGCGAATCAGGTTTCAGAGCTGATGGCAATGACAGCGATAGCTCGTCCTATAGTAGTGTGTCTACTACCGGGACATATAATATGTTAGCTGCAATAGTGAACAGGCCAAAGGCTCCATATACTGTTGAGGGGAGAGAAATTGCTGCAGAAGCCATGGGCCACTTTCCATCACTGCAGGAAGTCCTGCAGGCAGCCACTGACGAGAGACACATGGAAGAGCTGGAGCAGGAAGGAGAGGGCAGTGTAGAGCCTCGCAGTCGCAGAGACAGCTTCTCCAGCAG TGTGTCATATGGGAGTTCTGTGATGGGGACTCATGATGAGATGCTGCAAGTGCTGAAAGAGAAAATGAGGTTAGAAGGACAACTGGAGTCTCTTTCCTCCGAGGCCAATCAG GCTCTGAAAGAAAAAACGGAGCTCCAGGCACAGCTGGCTACAGTAAGTGCTCAGTTGCAGGTCCAGGTGGAGCAAAGCCAGGCCAGTCAGGAGAGGCAGAGCACCCTCACCTCTGAGGTCACCACGCTACGCTCCAACTGCTCTGCATTGGAGAAGGCTATGGTGGATCTCCAGGCCAATCTGGAGGGGAAGAACGCCAGCCTGGCCTCGCTAGGCAATGACCTGCAGCTGGCCGAAGAGCAGTACCAGAGGCTGATGGTCAAAGTGGAGGAGATGCAGCAGAGCCTGAATACCAGGGACAACACAG TCTCTGAGTTGCGGCAGCAGATGGGAGGCCTGCAGACACAGCTTCAGCGGGTTCAGAGTGAGAGGAACGCTCTGCAGAGCAGACTGAAGACCTCGCAGGCAGAAGTGGACTCCCTGCAGCAGCTCCGCCTCTGGTACCAGCAGCAGTTGACTCTGGCACAGGAGGCACGTGTGCGACTGCAGGGAGAGATGGCAAACATGCAG GCTGGTCAAATGACTCAGATTGGTGTGTTGGAAAATCTGAAGATGGAGAATGTTACTCTGTCTCACAAACTCACAGAGACGAAACATCGCTCTATAAAAGAGAAGGAACGAATTGCTGTACAGCTACAAAGTATAGAG GCGGACATGTTGACTCAAGAAGCGGCCATACATCAAATCCAGGAGGCAAAGACGATGGTGGAGGAAGATCTTCAGCAAAAGCTGGATGAGTTTGAGGAGGAGCGAGAGCATCTTCTCAAACTTGCCAATACAGCCACAACACTGGAGAGAGAGCTAGAGCAG GTCAAACTCATTCTCTCCCAAAAAGACGCTCAGCTGGAGTTGTTACAGCGTGAGCACCTGGAGCTGATGAAGCAGCTCACCACTACTCAGGAGACCCTCCAAACCAAAGAACAGGCCCTTAATCAGCTGGAGGCCCGTTACCAGGAGCTCCAGGCCCAGCTGGAGGAGCTACAAACTGACGCCACAACTAAAGAGGAAACCCTGCAGTATCTCCAAAATGAGAAAATAGTCCTGGAAGTGGCTCTGCAGGCAGCACGGGCAGATAAGAGCGAGCTGGATGAAGGAGCAGAAAGGCTTGGAGAGGAAGTGTTGGTAGCCTCGGACACTCTTGACCAGCTTAGACAGGAACTGCAGGTTAAAGCAACCCAG ATTGAAGCTCTACAGCAAGAGAATGGCACCCTCAAAAAACAAGCACAGAAACTGAAAGAGCAGTTCATGCAGCAAAAG GTGATGGTTGAAGCTTACCGGAGAGATGCCAGCTCCAAAGACCAGTTGATTTCTGAGTTGAAGGCTTCTAAAAAGCGTCTGGTGACGGAGGTGAAGGACCTGAAGCAGGAGCTGTTAAGAATGGAGGGAGAAAAGAAGAGTGCAGAGCAGGAACAGGATCGCCTTCAGAAGGAAGTGGAGAGAGTCCAGCAGCAGATGAATGGCCTGGAAGCCCATTTACAATCTgtacagacagagagagaccaACTTGACTCTCAACTGCAG TCCCTTCAGTTTGACCAGAACCATCTGGCATCAGTGACCGAAGAGAATGAAAATCTGAGGAAGAGGATTGAACAAATGCAAAATGAAGCCAAGTC GGCCATCTCCGAGCAGAAGGTGAAGATGAAGCGTTTGGGCACAGATTTGACCAGCGCACAGAAAGAGATGAAGGCCAAGCATAAGGCCTATGAGAATGCAGTTGGCATTCTGAGCCGCAGGCTACAGGAAGCTCTCGCTGCCAAAGAGACCGCTGAGGCTGAACTTGTTAAACTCAGAGCTCAAGTTTCAGAGGGAGGAAATAGCCAGGAACTTCAG GCTAAGCTGAAGTCCCTGAAGGGAGAGCTGGAGACAGTGAGCCAGAGTAAAGCCATGCTGGAGAAAGAGCTACAGGAAGTCATCAACCTCACCAGCACTGAGCTGGAGGAATATCAGGAGAAAGTGATGGAACTAGAAGACGAG cTCCAAGAATCACGAAATTTTAAAAAGAGAATTCGTCGCCTGGAAGATGCTAATAAGAAACTTGCACTTGAGCTAGAGCATGAGAAAGGGAAACTCTCCGGGCTTGGAAAATCCCACAGTGCATTGCGGGAACATGCTAATATTCTAGAGGCTGCATTGGCAAAGAGAGAAGCAGATCTTGTCCAGCTCAACTTgcag GTTCAGGCAGTATTAAAGCGTAAAGAAGAGGAGGACCAGCAGATGAGACACTTGGTGCAAACGCTGCAGGCTGCTCTGGAGAAGGAGAAAATAAAAGTCAAGGATCTGACAGAGCAG GTGGCGGAGGCCAAGCTGGAGGCGGCCCATAACCGCAGGCACTACAGGGCAGCCATGCTGGAACTCAGCGAGATCAAGAAAGATCTGCAGGCAAAAGAGGAGCTTGTCAAAGCCCTGCAGAAAGAGGCTAAGACACTTGC AGCTCAAGATGAGAAGCACTCTGAGGAGGTTTCTCATTTCCAGGAGGAATTAGCTGATGCTCACGCTCAACTCCAGATCCTTCAAAAACAACTTGATGATGAGCTCAACAAACAGCCCCTCACTAACCAAGAG GTGGAGGATCTGAAGTGGGAGGTGGAACAGAGGCAGCGGGAGATCGAGACACAAAAACAGCAGCTGGAGATGGTGGAACAGTGTCACCGGAGAGAGATGGACACCCTGCAGGACATGCTACAG AGGATAAAGGTGGAGCTGGAGATGGTGCAGGAGGATCTCAACGGTACGCGGAAGGACAAATTCATGCTGCAGGCTAAAGTGGGAGAGCTGAGGAGCAGCATGAAGACTGTTCTTCAGCAGAACAACCAGCTCAAACAGGACCTCAAAAACAGCCGGCTCAGAAAG cggatggaattaAAGGGGGATTCCACCCCAGTGACGCCAGTAAAAATTCCAGACTGCCCTGTTCCTGCTTCACTTTTGGATGAACTGTTGAAGCCCTCAGCATCCGTCAATAAAGAACCTCTCAATAACCTCCACAACTGTCTGAGACAGCTAAA GCAGGAGATGGACAGCCTTCAGAAGCAGATGGAGGAACACACGGTCACGGTGTCGTCATTGGCCAGCGCAGAAGAGGAGCTCCAAAAACTAGGGCTTCATGACGATATCAGCAACGATTCGTCTAATAAAGAAGAGAATGATGAGATACCAGGAGAGATGCAGCCCTCATAA